The following are encoded in a window of Allosphingosinicella indica genomic DNA:
- a CDS encoding homocysteine S-methyltransferase family protein, with amino-acid sequence MSIRETLIAAAKDRILIKDGPFGTEIQKRKLKEADYAGSLGLARDQKGNNDLLALTRPDIVQAITDDYLAAGADIIATNTFSANSISQADYAAEHLVREINTASARIARTAADTWAAKDGRPRFVAGAIGPTNKTLSLSPDVNDPGYREIDFDQLKAVYREQTDALLAGGADFILIETIFDTLNAKAGIMAAREAADDLGRDVPLMISMTITDLAGRNLSGHTVEAFWNAVRHARPVTIGLNCSFGAEQLRPHVQALAQIADALLMVYPNAGLPNEIGEYDELPVETAALIGAWAEKGLVNAVGGCCGSSPAHIAAIAKAVAALPARAVPKPAVRTRLAGLEPMTLAA; translated from the coding sequence GTGAGCATCCGGGAGACGCTGATCGCCGCCGCGAAGGACCGCATCCTCATCAAGGACGGGCCGTTCGGCACCGAGATCCAGAAGCGCAAGCTCAAGGAAGCCGATTATGCCGGATCGCTCGGCCTCGCCCGCGATCAGAAGGGGAATAACGATCTCCTCGCGCTAACCCGGCCCGATATCGTCCAGGCGATCACCGATGATTATCTCGCCGCCGGCGCCGACATCATCGCCACCAACACGTTCAGCGCCAACAGCATCAGCCAGGCCGATTATGCCGCCGAGCATCTTGTGCGCGAAATCAACACGGCATCCGCGCGGATCGCCCGCACCGCGGCCGACACCTGGGCGGCGAAGGACGGACGGCCGCGCTTCGTCGCCGGTGCGATCGGGCCGACCAACAAGACCTTGTCGCTGTCGCCCGACGTCAACGATCCCGGCTATCGCGAGATCGACTTCGACCAGTTGAAGGCGGTCTATCGCGAGCAGACCGACGCGCTGCTGGCAGGCGGCGCCGACTTTATCCTCATCGAGACGATCTTCGACACGCTGAACGCCAAGGCGGGGATCATGGCGGCGCGCGAGGCGGCGGATGATCTCGGCCGCGACGTGCCGCTGATGATATCGATGACGATCACCGATCTCGCCGGCCGCAATCTCTCCGGCCACACGGTCGAGGCGTTCTGGAATGCGGTGCGCCATGCCCGGCCCGTCACCATCGGCCTCAACTGCTCGTTCGGCGCGGAGCAGCTCCGCCCGCACGTCCAGGCGCTGGCGCAGATCGCCGACGCGCTGCTGATGGTCTATCCCAACGCGGGTCTCCCCAACGAGATCGGCGAATATGACGAGCTGCCTGTCGAGACCGCGGCGCTGATCGGCGCCTGGGCCGAAAAGGGCCTGGTCAACGCGGTCGGTGGCTGCTGCGGATCGAGCCCCGCGCATATCGCCGCAATCGCGAAGGCGGTGGCGGCGCTGCCCGCCCGCGCCGTGCCAAAGCCCGCCGTCCGCACCCGCCTCGCCGGCCTCGAACCGATGACCCTCGCCGCATAG
- the metH gene encoding methionine synthase, with protein MTSPPASLRSAPHPDPLPQAGEGVSSFVNIGERTNVTGSAAFKKLIMAGDYAKAVEVARQQVENGAQVIDINMDEGLLDAEAAMTTFLKLIAAEPDIARVPFMIDSSKWSVIEAGLKCVSGKPIVNSISLKEGEAEFLAHARKCRNYGAAVVVMAFDETGQADTKERKVEICARAYDMLVADGFAPEDIIFDPNIFAVATGIDEHRRYALDFIEACRAIRIRCPHAHISGGLSNLSFSFRGNEPVRRAMHSVFLYHAIPAGLDMAIVNAGQLDVYDTIDAELREACEDVILDREPKDGGDATERLVALAEKYLGSDPVREKEAAEWRGWPVAARLSHALVKGIDAHVVEDTEEARQSAERPIHVIEGPLMDGMNVVGDLFGSGKMFLPQVVKSARVMKKAVAHLIPFIEAEKEATGATAGKGRIVMATVKGDVHDIGKNIVGVVLQCNGFEIIDLGVMVAWQDILQAANDNRADMIGLSGLITPSLDEMVTVADEMQRAGMTMPLLIGGATTSRVHTALKIDPAYEGPVIHVLDASRAVGVASALVSETQRDPLVSKTAGDYDAVRVTRANKGQNELATLAEARANAQPFDPEGVAPPPAEPGIHRFDDWPLDDLRQTIDWTPFFRAWELAGTYPAILDDAVVGESARNLFADAEAMLDRIVAEKWVTARGVAGLWRCRRDGDDIMVLAGNDETRLPMLRQQVKKREGRWNHSLADFIAADEDWMGGFAVAIHGLEPHLARFKAETDDYSDILLKALADRLAEAFAERLHRHVRTTLWAYAPDEALSNDELIREKYRGIRPAPGYPACPEHSLKPILFDMLGGDGDAGPAGISLTSSFAMLPTAAVSGFYFAHRDASYFGVARIGRDQLEDYASRRGVDADQAERWLRPNLD; from the coding sequence ATGACCAGTCCGCCAGCCTCGCTTCGCTCGGCCCCTCACCCCGACCCTCTCCCGCAAGCGGGAGAGGGGGTGTCGTCCTTCGTCAATATCGGCGAGCGCACGAACGTCACCGGATCGGCAGCGTTCAAGAAGCTCATCATGGCCGGCGACTACGCCAAGGCGGTCGAGGTCGCGCGCCAGCAGGTGGAGAATGGCGCGCAGGTCATCGACATCAACATGGACGAAGGGCTGCTCGACGCCGAGGCGGCGATGACCACCTTCCTCAAGCTGATCGCCGCCGAGCCCGACATCGCCCGCGTTCCCTTCATGATCGACAGCTCGAAGTGGAGCGTGATCGAGGCGGGACTCAAATGCGTGTCGGGCAAGCCGATCGTCAATTCGATCAGCCTGAAGGAAGGCGAGGCCGAGTTCCTCGCCCATGCACGCAAGTGCCGCAACTATGGCGCCGCGGTGGTGGTGATGGCGTTCGACGAGACCGGGCAGGCGGACACCAAAGAGCGCAAGGTGGAGATCTGCGCGCGCGCCTACGACATGCTCGTCGCCGACGGCTTCGCGCCCGAGGACATCATCTTCGATCCCAATATCTTCGCGGTGGCCACGGGGATCGACGAGCACCGCCGCTACGCGCTCGACTTCATCGAGGCCTGCCGCGCGATCCGCATCCGCTGCCCGCACGCGCATATCTCGGGCGGGCTCTCCAACCTCAGCTTCTCGTTCCGCGGCAACGAACCGGTGCGCCGCGCGATGCACAGCGTGTTCCTCTATCACGCCATCCCCGCCGGGCTCGACATGGCGATCGTCAACGCCGGGCAGCTCGACGTCTACGACACGATCGACGCGGAGCTCCGCGAAGCGTGCGAGGACGTCATCCTCGACCGGGAGCCGAAGGACGGCGGCGACGCGACCGAGCGGCTGGTAGCATTGGCGGAGAAATATCTCGGCAGCGATCCGGTGCGCGAGAAGGAAGCCGCCGAATGGCGCGGCTGGCCGGTCGCCGCGCGGCTGTCGCACGCGCTGGTGAAGGGCATCGACGCGCATGTCGTCGAGGATACCGAGGAGGCCCGCCAGTCCGCCGAGCGGCCGATCCACGTCATCGAGGGTCCCTTGATGGACGGGATGAACGTGGTCGGCGATCTGTTCGGATCGGGCAAGATGTTCCTGCCGCAGGTCGTCAAATCCGCCCGCGTGATGAAGAAGGCGGTCGCCCACCTCATCCCCTTCATCGAGGCGGAGAAGGAAGCGACCGGCGCCACCGCGGGCAAGGGCCGCATTGTGATGGCGACCGTGAAGGGCGACGTCCACGATATCGGCAAGAACATCGTCGGCGTCGTCCTGCAGTGCAACGGCTTCGAGATCATCGATCTTGGCGTCATGGTGGCGTGGCAGGACATCTTGCAGGCGGCGAACGACAATCGCGCCGACATGATCGGGCTCTCCGGCCTCATCACCCCCTCGCTCGACGAGATGGTGACGGTGGCGGACGAAATGCAGCGCGCGGGGATGACGATGCCGCTGCTGATCGGCGGCGCGACCACCAGCCGCGTCCACACCGCGCTAAAGATCGACCCCGCCTATGAAGGGCCGGTGATCCACGTGCTCGACGCCAGCCGCGCGGTGGGCGTCGCCTCCGCGCTCGTCTCTGAGACGCAGCGCGATCCGCTCGTCAGCAAGACGGCGGGCGATTATGACGCGGTGCGCGTCACGCGCGCCAACAAGGGCCAGAACGAGCTCGCGACGCTGGCCGAGGCGCGCGCCAACGCGCAGCCGTTCGATCCCGAAGGCGTGGCGCCGCCGCCCGCCGAGCCCGGCATCCACCGCTTCGACGACTGGCCGCTCGACGACCTCCGCCAGACGATCGACTGGACGCCCTTCTTCCGCGCCTGGGAGCTGGCGGGCACCTATCCCGCCATCCTCGACGACGCTGTAGTCGGCGAAAGCGCGCGCAACCTGTTCGCCGATGCCGAAGCGATGCTCGACCGGATCGTCGCCGAGAAATGGGTGACGGCACGCGGCGTCGCAGGGCTGTGGCGTTGCCGCCGTGACGGCGACGACATCATGGTACTCGCCGGCAACGACGAGACGCGCCTGCCCATGCTCCGCCAGCAGGTGAAGAAGCGCGAAGGTCGCTGGAACCACAGCCTCGCCGATTTCATCGCCGCCGATGAGGACTGGATGGGCGGCTTTGCGGTCGCCATCCACGGACTCGAGCCGCACCTCGCGCGCTTCAAGGCCGAGACCGACGATTATTCGGACATCTTGCTGAAGGCGCTTGCCGATCGTCTCGCCGAGGCGTTCGCCGAACGGCTGCACCGCCACGTCCGCACCACGCTGTGGGCCTATGCGCCGGACGAAGCGCTGAGCAACGACGAACTGATCCGCGAGAAATATCGCGGCATCCGCCCCGCGCCGGGCTATCCCGCCTGCCCCGAGCACAGCCTGAAGCCGATCCTGTTCGACATGCTCGGCGGTGATGGCGATGCGGGGCCAGCGGGCATCTCGCTCACCTCCAGCTTCGCGATGCTGCCGACCGCCGCGGTCTCAGGTTTCTATTTCGCCCACCGCGACGCGAGCTATTTCGGAGTGGCCCGCATCGGCCGCGACCAGCTCGAGGACTATGCTTCGCGTCGCGGGGTGGATGCCGATCAGGCCGAGCGCTGGCTCCGCCCCAATCTCGACTGA
- a CDS encoding YciI family protein, with amino-acid sequence MIFVKATEDSEAGRMPPEELLTAMMRYNEELVKAGIMLAGDGLRPSREAVRVHFDGASRTVTDGPFAETKELVAGYWIWEVKSLEEAIEWVKRCPNPMFGPSDIDIRPVYGMEDFAEITTDEVRDIEARIRPQLEGKH; translated from the coding sequence ATGATCTTTGTGAAAGCGACCGAGGACAGCGAAGCGGGCCGGATGCCGCCCGAAGAGCTGCTGACCGCGATGATGCGCTACAACGAGGAGCTGGTGAAGGCGGGCATCATGCTCGCCGGCGACGGGCTGCGGCCGAGCCGCGAGGCCGTGCGCGTCCATTTCGATGGCGCCAGCCGGACGGTGACCGACGGCCCCTTCGCCGAGACCAAGGAGCTGGTCGCCGGCTACTGGATCTGGGAGGTGAAGTCGCTGGAAGAGGCAATCGAGTGGGTGAAGCGCTGCCCCAACCCGATGTTCGGCCCTAGCGACATCGACATCCGTCCGGTCTACGGAATGGAGGATTTCGCCGAGATCACCACCGATGAGGTGCGTGACATCGAGGCCCGCATCCGGCCGCAGCTCGAAGGCAAGCACTAA
- a CDS encoding RNA polymerase sigma factor, translating into MTAADFRRTLDALWRIESPRLIGALARLTRDVGRAEELAQDALAAALVQWPEEGIPERPGAWLLATARRRAIDGFRRDAMMRRKHALIAHEPEGFEPDAEARIDDDLGDELLPLMFVACHPILPMDARVALTLRVLGGLSTAEIARAFLTAEPTVAQRIVRAKKTLTDADVPFEVPAGAERTERLSSVLAVLYLIFNEGYAASAGEDWVRPALCEDAMRLGRILAQRMDEAEVHGLVALMELQASRLKARTRADGAPILLPDQNRALWDRLLITRGLAALERAEAAGARGPYTLQAAIAACHARASRSVETDWIRIAALYAALAEAMPSPVVELNRAVALGMAFGPERGLAYLETIAGAPSLQRYHLLPAVSGDLLAKLGRHSEAAAAFRAAASLAINATQRAALIARAEAVELNHQPKT; encoded by the coding sequence ATGACCGCCGCCGATTTCCGCCGGACTTTGGACGCGCTGTGGCGGATCGAATCGCCGCGGTTGATCGGCGCGCTCGCACGGCTGACGCGCGATGTCGGCCGCGCCGAGGAGCTGGCGCAGGACGCGTTGGCGGCGGCGCTCGTGCAATGGCCCGAGGAGGGCATCCCGGAGCGGCCCGGCGCCTGGCTGTTGGCGACCGCCCGGCGCCGCGCGATCGACGGTTTCCGACGCGACGCGATGATGCGGCGCAAGCATGCGCTGATCGCGCACGAGCCGGAGGGTTTCGAGCCCGATGCGGAAGCGCGGATCGACGACGATCTTGGCGACGAACTGCTGCCGCTGATGTTCGTCGCCTGCCACCCGATCCTGCCAATGGACGCGCGGGTGGCGCTGACCTTGCGGGTGCTCGGCGGCCTTTCGACTGCCGAGATCGCCCGCGCGTTCCTGACCGCCGAGCCGACCGTCGCGCAGCGGATCGTCCGCGCCAAAAAGACGCTCACCGACGCGGACGTGCCGTTCGAAGTGCCGGCCGGCGCCGAGCGGACGGAGCGGCTCTCGTCGGTGCTTGCCGTCCTCTATCTGATCTTCAACGAGGGCTACGCCGCGAGCGCGGGCGAGGATTGGGTGCGCCCCGCATTGTGCGAGGATGCCATGCGCCTGGGCCGCATCCTCGCCCAGCGGATGGACGAAGCCGAAGTCCATGGGCTCGTTGCGCTGATGGAATTGCAGGCATCGCGGCTGAAAGCGCGGACGCGGGCGGACGGGGCCCCGATCCTCCTCCCCGATCAGAACCGCGCGCTGTGGGACCGGCTTCTCATCACCCGCGGCCTCGCCGCGCTGGAGCGGGCCGAGGCGGCGGGTGCGCGCGGCCCCTATACGCTGCAGGCCGCGATCGCCGCCTGCCATGCCCGCGCGTCACGCAGCGTTGAGACCGACTGGATCCGCATCGCCGCTCTTTATGCGGCGCTTGCCGAGGCGATGCCATCGCCGGTGGTCGAGCTCAACCGGGCGGTGGCGCTGGGTATGGCGTTCGGCCCGGAGCGGGGCCTCGCCTATCTCGAGACGATCGCCGGCGCGCCGAGCCTTCAGCGCTATCATCTGCTCCCCGCCGTTAGCGGCGACCTCTTGGCAAAACTTGGCCGTCATTCTGAGGCCGCCGCTGCCTTCCGCGCCGCTGCTTCTCTCGCCATCAACGCCACCCAAAGAGCCGCGCTGATAGCCCGCGCCGAGGCCGTCGAATTAAATCATCAGCCGAAGACTTGA
- a CDS encoding SRPBCC family protein codes for MIDSSKRGNKCWLIAQSSKGLMRAHASSFAAILSFAFTPPAFAEERRHETVVVIPAAAPVVWDALTTAEGWKRMGVGMARVDFRVGGTIETSYDAKAKPGDPDNITSVVVAYLPGRMMALRNTKAPPNFPYAKEFATTVTVFEIAPVDASSTRVTATGVGYREGPAYDWLIKMFSEGNRWSLDQLAKSLAASAKPVDGQ; via the coding sequence TTGATCGACTCATCAAAACGCGGCAATAAGTGTTGGTTGATTGCTCAATCAAGTAAGGGCCTCATGCGCGCACATGCCTCATCGTTTGCAGCGATCCTGTCGTTCGCTTTCACGCCTCCTGCATTCGCGGAGGAACGCCGTCATGAAACCGTGGTCGTAATCCCGGCCGCGGCGCCCGTAGTGTGGGACGCGTTGACCACCGCCGAGGGCTGGAAGCGGATGGGTGTCGGGATGGCGCGGGTGGACTTTCGCGTCGGCGGAACGATCGAGACGAGCTACGACGCCAAGGCGAAGCCCGGCGATCCGGACAATATCACCAGCGTGGTCGTGGCCTATCTTCCCGGGCGCATGATGGCGCTGCGCAATACCAAGGCGCCGCCGAACTTCCCTTACGCGAAGGAGTTCGCGACCACCGTCACCGTGTTCGAGATCGCGCCTGTCGACGCGTCCTCCACGCGGGTCACGGCGACGGGCGTGGGCTATCGCGAAGGCCCCGCCTACGATTGGCTCATCAAGATGTTCAGCGAAGGAAACCGCTGGTCGCTGGACCAGCTTGCCAAGAGCCTCGCGGCAAGCGCCAAGCCGGTTGATGGACAATAA
- a CDS encoding TetR/AcrR family transcriptional regulator: MSGDAQLPTRDRLIHTAMRLFAEKGYLSTSVADILREAGANSGSLYHAFPTKQDLLIAVLETYRQGIEPMLLAPAWQDVEDPIDRIFALLDAYRRRLEDSDCLYGCPIGSIALELHEPDPAVRELLSANFTGWVGHIEACLDAASDRLPADLDRHALAVFALTTMEGGVMQARTHRTLAAFDASVAMLRDYLGRLEMAGRQSETGERLR, from the coding sequence GTGAGCGGCGACGCGCAACTCCCGACACGCGACCGGCTCATCCACACCGCCATGCGGCTCTTCGCGGAGAAGGGCTATCTCTCGACATCGGTGGCCGACATCCTGCGCGAAGCCGGCGCGAACTCGGGCAGCCTGTATCATGCCTTTCCGACCAAGCAGGATCTGCTGATCGCGGTGCTCGAAACCTATCGGCAGGGCATAGAGCCGATGCTGCTCGCTCCGGCCTGGCAGGATGTCGAGGATCCGATCGACCGCATCTTCGCGCTGCTGGACGCCTATCGCCGCCGGTTGGAGGACAGCGACTGCCTGTACGGCTGCCCCATCGGATCGATCGCGCTCGAACTGCATGAACCCGATCCTGCGGTGCGGGAGCTGCTCTCCGCCAATTTCACCGGATGGGTGGGTCATATCGAGGCTTGCCTCGATGCCGCTAGCGACCGGCTGCCCGCCGATCTCGACCGCCATGCGCTGGCAGTGTTCGCGCTGACGACCATGGAGGGCGGGGTGATGCAGGCCCGCACCCACCGGACGCTCGCCGCCTTCGATGCCTCGGTGGCGATGTTGCGCGACTATCTCGGCCGGCTGGAGATGGCCGGCCGCCAGAGCGAAACAGGGGAGAGACTGCGATGA
- a CDS encoding right-handed parallel beta-helix repeat-containing protein — MKKTLASLAILLAMPAAAQRAEAPFVVGDTGYQRLQDAVDAIGEGRGTIRIAPGRYRQCAVQNAGEIAYVADQPGTAVFERATCEGKAALVLGGQSARVEGLTFQSLRVPDKNGAGIRIESGDLTVVESMFRDSENGILSASDPSGTIRVERSTFSGLGGCEDGHGCSHSLYIGEYGSLSVVRSRFERGTGGHYLKSRTPRIEVVDSSFDDTQGRASNYMIDLSNGATGTIARNTFVQGKDKENYSAFVMVAAEGADNSSAGLAITDNDARLAPGVDRNTSFVADESGDALRIENNRLGKGIRSFEKR; from the coding sequence GTGAAAAAGACATTGGCCTCTTTGGCGATCCTCCTCGCCATGCCCGCCGCCGCGCAGCGCGCCGAGGCGCCGTTCGTCGTCGGCGACACCGGCTACCAGCGGCTTCAGGACGCGGTCGACGCGATCGGCGAGGGGCGCGGGACGATTCGCATTGCGCCCGGCCGCTACCGCCAGTGCGCGGTGCAGAATGCGGGCGAGATTGCTTATGTCGCGGATCAGCCCGGCACCGCGGTCTTCGAGCGCGCAACCTGCGAGGGCAAGGCCGCGCTGGTGCTCGGCGGGCAATCGGCGCGCGTCGAGGGACTGACCTTCCAGAGCCTGCGCGTGCCCGACAAGAATGGCGCGGGCATCCGCATCGAGAGCGGCGACCTCACCGTCGTCGAATCGATGTTCCGCGACAGCGAGAACGGCATCCTTTCGGCTTCCGATCCCAGCGGCACGATCCGCGTCGAGCGGTCGACCTTCTCCGGCCTCGGCGGCTGCGAGGACGGACACGGCTGCTCGCACAGCCTCTACATCGGCGAATATGGCAGTCTCTCGGTCGTCCGCTCGCGTTTCGAGCGCGGCACCGGCGGCCATTATCTCAAGAGCCGCACGCCGCGGATCGAGGTCGTCGATTCGAGCTTCGACGACACCCAGGGCCGCGCCTCCAACTATATGATCGACCTCTCCAACGGCGCCACCGGCACGATCGCGCGCAACACTTTCGTCCAGGGCAAGGACAAGGAGAATTATAGCGCCTTCGTGATGGTCGCGGCGGAAGGTGCGGACAACAGCTCGGCCGGCCTCGCCATCACCGACAATGACGCACGGCTTGCGCCCGGGGTCGATCGCAACACGTCGTTCGTCGCCGACGAAAGCGGCGATGCGCTCCGCATCGAGAACAACCGGCTGGGCAAAGGCATCCGCAGCTTCGAGAAGCGCTGA
- a CDS encoding protein-disulfide reductase DsbD family protein: MVQITAAIRLWLALFGSALALALAAAPASAQRAPNIKAALTAETDRPAPGSTVTLAFVMTPDKGWHGYWKNPGDSGMETQAAWTLPEGVTAGPLTYPTPKRLIVAGLMNYVYEGRYAQLVDLTIPAGLAPGTRLPIRVKLDYLACTDEICVPESATLAKDLIVGSGGAERRAEFDAWRAELPRPLGSPATFAAAGGKLRLAIPVPAAMALDDPYVFPLADGMIDYAAAQAISRSGDLLIVETEAGGQASGAKAIEGVLAIGGRSGLSFEAVPGTVPAAGVPIAAASEAQGGGESATAILAALAGALIGGLLLNIMPCVFPILSLKALSLAKAGGDEAAARRDALAYTAGAVLICLALGGALLALRASGAAAGWAFQLQDPRVILLLLLLVSAIALNLAGLFEIPAITAGSRLAASGGAAGSFWTGALAAFIATPCTGPFMGAALGAALVLPPAAALAVFAGLGLGLALPFLLLGFVPALRRKLPRPGPWMDRLRRILSIPMFLTALGLAWILGRQAGADGMALGLAAALVLGLGLWWLGRRQEAGSRAWLPLAPAALAAVAAMALVPTVATSPAGASTSATLPTEPFSETRLAALQAESRPVFVYFTADWCVTCKVNEKAALERQEVADSFAAKDVQVLVGDWTRGDAAIGRFLEKHGRSGVPLYLWYAPGKPVEVLPQVLTPSRLTELKI, encoded by the coding sequence ATGGTGCAAATAACGGCCGCAATCCGCCTCTGGCTGGCGCTGTTCGGGAGTGCGCTGGCGCTCGCCCTCGCCGCCGCACCCGCCTCGGCGCAGCGCGCGCCCAACATCAAGGCCGCACTGACCGCGGAGACCGACCGGCCGGCGCCGGGGTCGACCGTCACGCTCGCCTTCGTGATGACGCCCGACAAGGGCTGGCACGGCTATTGGAAGAACCCCGGCGACAGTGGCATGGAGACGCAGGCCGCCTGGACGCTCCCCGAAGGCGTCACGGCAGGGCCGCTGACCTATCCGACGCCGAAGCGGCTGATCGTCGCGGGGCTGATGAACTATGTTTACGAGGGCCGGTACGCGCAGCTCGTCGACCTGACGATCCCCGCGGGCCTCGCGCCGGGGACGCGGCTGCCGATCCGGGTGAAGCTCGATTACCTCGCCTGCACCGACGAGATCTGCGTGCCCGAAAGCGCGACGCTGGCAAAGGATTTGATCGTGGGCAGCGGCGGCGCAGAGCGCCGCGCCGAGTTCGACGCCTGGCGCGCCGAGCTGCCGCGCCCGCTGGGCAGTCCCGCGACCTTTGCGGCGGCGGGGGGCAAGCTGCGCCTCGCCATTCCCGTTCCCGCAGCGATGGCGCTCGATGATCCTTACGTTTTCCCGCTCGCCGACGGGATGATCGACTATGCCGCCGCGCAGGCGATAAGCCGCAGCGGCGATCTGCTGATCGTCGAGACCGAAGCGGGCGGACAAGCCAGCGGCGCGAAAGCCATCGAGGGCGTGCTGGCAATCGGCGGGCGGAGCGGCCTTTCGTTCGAGGCGGTGCCGGGCACCGTGCCCGCGGCCGGCGTGCCGATCGCCGCGGCCAGCGAGGCGCAGGGCGGCGGCGAAAGCGCCACCGCAATTCTCGCCGCGTTGGCAGGCGCGCTGATCGGCGGGCTGCTGCTCAACATCATGCCCTGCGTGTTCCCGATCCTGAGCCTCAAGGCGCTGAGTCTTGCCAAAGCGGGTGGCGACGAGGCCGCGGCGCGGCGAGACGCGCTCGCCTATACTGCGGGCGCGGTGCTGATCTGCCTCGCGCTCGGCGGCGCGCTGCTGGCGCTGCGGGCAAGCGGCGCGGCGGCGGGTTGGGCGTTCCAGCTCCAGGATCCGCGCGTGATCCTGCTGCTCCTCCTCCTCGTCAGCGCGATCGCGCTCAATCTCGCCGGCCTGTTCGAGATACCGGCGATCACCGCCGGATCGAGGCTCGCCGCGAGCGGCGGCGCAGCGGGGTCCTTCTGGACCGGCGCGCTCGCCGCCTTCATCGCGACGCCGTGCACCGGACCGTTCATGGGCGCGGCGCTGGGCGCGGCGCTGGTGCTGCCACCCGCCGCGGCGCTGGCGGTGTTCGCCGGGCTGGGCCTTGGCCTGGCATTGCCTTTCCTGCTGCTCGGCTTCGTACCCGCACTGCGCCGCAAGCTGCCCAGGCCCGGACCGTGGATGGACCGCCTCCGCCGCATCCTCTCGATCCCGATGTTCCTGACCGCGCTCGGCCTCGCCTGGATTCTCGGGCGGCAGGCGGGTGCCGACGGCATGGCGCTCGGACTCGCCGCCGCGCTGGTGCTGGGGCTCGGCCTCTGGTGGCTCGGCCGCCGCCAGGAAGCCGGATCGCGCGCCTGGCTGCCGCTGGCCCCTGCCGCGCTCGCCGCCGTCGCGGCGATGGCGCTGGTGCCCACCGTCGCCACTTCGCCCGCGGGCGCGAGCACGTCCGCCACGCTGCCCACAGAGCCGTTCAGCGAGACGCGCCTCGCCGCGCTGCAGGCCGAGAGCAGGCCCGTCTTCGTCTATTTCACCGCCGACTGGTGCGTCACCTGCAAGGTCAACGAGAAGGCCGCGCTGGAACGACAGGAAGTCGCCGACTCCTTCGCCGCCAAGGACGTGCAGGTGCTGGTCGGCGACTGGACGCGCGGCGATGCGGCGATCGGCCGCTTCCTCGAGAAGCACGGCCGATCCGGCGTTCCCCTCTACCTCTGGTATGCACCCGGCAAGCCGGTTGAGGTGCTGCCGCAGGTCCTGACCCCCAGCCGCCTCACCGAACTGAAGATATAG
- a CDS encoding redoxin domain-containing protein — MKPILAIAAAVVLAAPAIAAVQVGQAAPNFKLNDADGKVVTLSDFRGKTVVLEWHNPGCPFVQKHYKSGNMQKTQAAAAKDGAVWLTINSGAPGKQGHMSGAEAKKLVADEKARSTAYLLDPKGVVGKGYDAKTTPHMYIVDAKGTLVYAGGIDDKPTANAADIAGARNHVAAALAEMKAGKPVSISTSRPYGCAVKYPEA; from the coding sequence ATGAAACCGATCCTCGCCATCGCCGCCGCAGTCGTGCTGGCCGCGCCCGCGATCGCCGCCGTCCAGGTCGGCCAGGCCGCCCCCAACTTCAAGCTCAACGATGCCGACGGCAAGGTCGTCACCCTCTCGGACTTCCGCGGCAAGACCGTAGTGCTCGAATGGCACAACCCCGGCTGCCCCTTCGTCCAGAAGCATTACAAGAGCGGCAACATGCAGAAGACGCAGGCCGCCGCCGCGAAGGACGGCGCGGTGTGGCTGACGATCAATTCCGGCGCGCCTGGCAAGCAGGGTCACATGTCCGGCGCGGAAGCCAAGAAGCTGGTCGCCGACGAGAAGGCGCGTTCGACCGCCTATCTGCTCGATCCCAAGGGCGTCGTCGGCAAGGGTTATGACGCCAAGACCACCCCGCACATGTACATCGTCGATGCCAAGGGCACCCTGGTCTACGCCGGCGGGATCGACGACAAGCCGACCGCCAATGCCGCCGACATCGCCGGCGCGCGCAATCATGTCGCCGCCGCGCTCGCCGAGATGAAGGCCGGCAAGCCGGTCTCGATCTCGACCAGCCGCCCCTATGGCTGCGCGGTCAAATATCCGGAGGCGTGA